In Actinoplanes derwentensis, the following proteins share a genomic window:
- a CDS encoding ABC transporter substrate-binding protein yields the protein MSVPQYRKVAALALVTGLGLSLTACSTKSDDDSGSAAGGKVTITVDCQPVAAQKELLDNWNADVTEFQKQNPDIVIKSISVGQQCNNPPDFTARLAGGTTTDVFYGYMTDLQQVLDAGQALDITPFANKENVPTWDSIDPALTGVFTDAGKIYAVPVKNYSMGLVYNKSLFAKAGLDANNPPKTWTEVRDAAKKIAALGDGVAGYSEYSAGNTGGWHFTSLLYSQGGTVLSEDGKKAAFNSPEGKQVLQNLKDMRFGDNSMGARQLLQWGDLLTSAAAGKVGMFVGAPDTTQAIVSQFQGKYEDWAMAPLPGQAGAAKGTLGGGEGYFFKKDLTPEQVKAGLKWIAYQKLTPGKGQFDYARAKPQNYPVGLPQPLLFANGSDAQKQELELRKANANIDTENFKLFEATPVPIKGEPRDAQAIYAVLDSTMSGVLTDPKANVDALLKTAEEKVNQLLAAGS from the coding sequence ATGTCCGTACCGCAGTACCGGAAGGTCGCGGCGCTCGCGCTCGTGACCGGTCTGGGGCTCAGCCTGACGGCATGCTCCACGAAGAGTGACGACGACAGCGGCTCGGCAGCCGGCGGCAAGGTCACCATCACGGTCGACTGCCAGCCGGTCGCCGCTCAGAAGGAGTTGCTCGACAACTGGAACGCGGATGTCACCGAGTTCCAGAAGCAGAACCCCGACATCGTCATCAAGAGCATCAGCGTCGGCCAGCAGTGCAACAACCCGCCGGACTTCACCGCGCGGCTCGCGGGCGGCACCACGACCGACGTCTTCTACGGCTACATGACCGACCTGCAGCAGGTGCTGGACGCCGGCCAGGCGCTGGACATCACCCCGTTCGCGAACAAGGAGAACGTCCCCACCTGGGACAGCATCGACCCGGCGCTGACCGGGGTCTTCACCGACGCCGGCAAGATCTACGCGGTTCCGGTGAAGAACTACTCGATGGGTCTGGTCTACAACAAGTCCCTGTTCGCGAAGGCGGGGCTGGACGCGAACAACCCGCCGAAGACGTGGACCGAGGTCCGGGACGCGGCGAAGAAGATCGCCGCGCTGGGTGACGGTGTCGCCGGTTACTCGGAGTACAGCGCGGGCAACACCGGCGGCTGGCACTTCACGTCGCTGCTCTACTCGCAGGGCGGCACGGTGCTGAGCGAGGACGGCAAGAAAGCCGCCTTCAACAGTCCGGAAGGCAAGCAGGTCCTGCAAAACCTGAAGGACATGCGGTTCGGCGACAACAGCATGGGCGCCCGCCAGCTCCTGCAGTGGGGCGACCTGCTGACCAGTGCCGCCGCCGGAAAGGTCGGCATGTTCGTCGGCGCGCCGGACACCACCCAGGCGATCGTCAGCCAGTTCCAGGGCAAGTACGAGGACTGGGCGATGGCTCCGCTGCCCGGTCAGGCCGGAGCCGCGAAGGGCACGCTCGGTGGCGGCGAGGGCTACTTCTTCAAGAAGGACCTCACTCCCGAACAGGTCAAGGCCGGCCTCAAGTGGATCGCCTACCAGAAGCTGACTCCGGGTAAGGGCCAGTTCGACTACGCCCGGGCGAAGCCGCAGAACTACCCGGTCGGCCTGCCGCAGCCGCTGCTGTTCGCCAACGGCAGCGACGCGCAAAAACAGGAACTGGAACTGCGCAAGGCGAACGCGAACATCGACACCGAGAACTTCAAGCTGTTCGAGGCGACCCCGGTGCCGATCAAGGGCGAACCGCGGGACGCGCAGGCGATCTATGCGGTGCTCGACTCGACGATGTCCGGTGTCCTGACCGACCCGAAGGCGAACGTCGACGCACTGTTGAAGACCGCCGAGGAGAAGGTAAACCAGCTGCTGGCGGCCGGTAGCTGA
- a CDS encoding discoidin domain-containing protein has protein sequence MANRTVPLVTLAAVLTAAVTAVIWQPSPAQAAGPSPFDFPGRGATVPFTEFEAEKAAHNGTSTGTARTYGTLSSEASGREAITLDAVGEYVEFTLTKPANAVTFRYSVPDGRNASLDLRTGSTLIKTVPVTAKYSWFYGYYPFTNNPADGRPHHFYDETRALFGTTYPAGTKIRIQVGSVAQSPSFTIDLADFENVPAPIGKPAGAIDVVADYGADPTGATDSTAKFQAAVNTGGVVYIPPGNYTLYSHVIADRVTIAGAGPWYSVLGGRHPTQRDQAAGIYGKYTNEGGPSQNVVVKDLAIIGDIQERVDEHQVNAFGGAMSNSTIDNVWMQHTKVGAWMDGPMDRFTIRNSRILDQTADGVNFHIGVTNSTVTNTFVRNTGDDGLAMWAENTPNVGNAFTFNTVVAPILANNIVSYGGRDITISDNVMAETVTNGGGLHVGNRYPGVTGPTAVAGTWTMARNTLLRTGNADYNWNFGIGALWFWADQGAITGATINITETDILDSSYAGIQWIGNQTTGLNLTNVNIVGAGTFALQAQAPATARFTNVKARGIAQNPPTYSCVGSGLAITDGGGNEGWQTATPYCGPWPAPQYGTTPTTPPSSPPPSSPSPSPSTSTPPPPAGNLAAAKTATATGQADVYGPGNVTDGNASTYWESTNNAFPQSVTVDLGQSRAVGRLVLKLPPAAAWATRTQTLSVSGSVDGSTFSTVKSSAVYTFNPSTANTVNIDAVNTSARYVRLTFTANSGWPAGQLSEFEVYTS, from the coding sequence ATGGCCAACCGAACCGTCCCACTCGTCACACTCGCCGCCGTCCTCACGGCAGCCGTCACCGCGGTGATCTGGCAACCATCCCCGGCACAGGCCGCCGGACCGTCCCCCTTCGACTTTCCCGGACGCGGCGCGACCGTGCCGTTCACCGAGTTCGAGGCCGAGAAGGCCGCGCACAACGGCACCTCCACCGGAACCGCCCGGACCTACGGCACGCTCTCCTCGGAGGCGTCCGGCCGGGAGGCGATCACCCTCGACGCCGTGGGTGAGTACGTCGAGTTCACCCTGACCAAGCCGGCCAACGCGGTCACCTTCCGGTACAGCGTCCCGGACGGCCGGAACGCATCGCTGGATCTGCGAACCGGATCAACATTGATCAAGACGGTGCCGGTGACCGCTAAGTACTCCTGGTTCTACGGCTACTACCCGTTCACCAACAACCCCGCGGACGGACGGCCGCACCATTTCTACGACGAGACCCGGGCGTTGTTCGGAACGACCTACCCGGCCGGTACGAAGATCCGGATCCAGGTCGGCTCGGTCGCGCAGTCGCCCAGTTTCACCATCGACCTCGCCGACTTCGAGAACGTGCCGGCCCCGATCGGCAAGCCGGCCGGGGCGATCGACGTGGTAGCCGACTACGGTGCCGACCCGACCGGCGCCACCGACTCGACGGCGAAGTTCCAGGCCGCGGTGAACACCGGTGGTGTGGTCTACATCCCGCCGGGCAACTACACCCTGTACAGCCACGTGATCGCCGACCGGGTCACCATCGCCGGGGCCGGGCCGTGGTACTCGGTCCTCGGCGGCCGTCACCCGACCCAGCGCGACCAGGCAGCCGGCATCTACGGCAAGTACACCAACGAGGGCGGTCCCAGCCAGAACGTGGTCGTCAAGGACCTGGCGATCATCGGCGACATCCAGGAACGTGTTGACGAGCATCAAGTCAATGCGTTCGGCGGTGCGATGTCGAACTCCACCATCGACAACGTGTGGATGCAGCACACCAAGGTCGGCGCGTGGATGGACGGGCCGATGGACCGGTTCACCATCCGCAACAGCCGGATCCTGGACCAGACCGCCGACGGCGTGAACTTCCACATCGGGGTCACCAACTCCACCGTCACCAACACGTTCGTCCGCAACACCGGCGACGACGGGCTGGCCATGTGGGCGGAGAACACCCCGAACGTCGGCAACGCGTTCACCTTCAACACCGTGGTCGCGCCGATCCTGGCCAACAACATCGTCAGCTACGGCGGCCGGGACATCACGATCAGTGACAACGTGATGGCCGAGACGGTCACCAACGGTGGTGGCCTGCACGTCGGCAACCGCTACCCGGGTGTCACCGGGCCGACCGCGGTCGCCGGCACCTGGACGATGGCCCGCAACACCCTGCTGCGCACCGGGAACGCCGACTACAACTGGAACTTCGGCATCGGCGCACTGTGGTTCTGGGCGGACCAGGGTGCGATCACCGGGGCGACGATCAACATCACCGAAACCGACATTCTGGACAGCTCGTACGCCGGGATCCAGTGGATCGGCAACCAGACCACCGGACTGAACCTGACCAACGTGAACATCGTGGGAGCGGGTACGTTCGCGTTGCAGGCGCAGGCCCCGGCGACCGCGCGGTTCACCAACGTCAAGGCGCGCGGGATCGCCCAGAACCCGCCGACCTACAGCTGTGTGGGATCCGGGCTGGCGATCACCGACGGTGGTGGCAACGAGGGCTGGCAGACGGCCACTCCGTACTGCGGTCCGTGGCCGGCTCCGCAGTACGGCACCACCCCGACGACGCCGCCCAGCAGCCCGCCACCCAGCAGCCCGTCGCCGTCGCCCAGCACGTCGACGCCGCCGCCGCCGGCCGGCAACCTCGCGGCCGCCAAGACGGCGACCGCCACCGGGCAGGCCGACGTCTACGGGCCGGGAAACGTCACCGACGGTAATGCGAGCACCTACTGGGAGAGCACCAACAACGCCTTCCCGCAGTCGGTGACCGTCGACCTCGGCCAGAGCCGGGCGGTCGGACGGCTCGTGCTGAAACTGCCACCCGCGGCCGCCTGGGCCACCCGTACCCAGACGCTGTCGGTCTCGGGAAGTGTTGACGGCTCGACGTTCAGCACCGTCAAGTCGAGTGCCGTCTACACGTTCAACCCGTCCACCGCCAACACCGTCAACATTGATGCCGTCAACACGAGCGCCCGCTACGTCCGGCTGACGTTCACGGCCAACTCGGGCTGGCCGGCGGGCCAGCTCTCCGAGTTCGAGGTCTACACCTCCTGA
- a CDS encoding LacI family DNA-binding transcriptional regulator, with translation MTKRLAEVAKKAGVSEATVSRVLNGRSGVSEATRTSVLTALDVLGYERPTKLRGERARLVGLVLPELQNPIFPALAEVVTGSLAQRGFTPALCARTIGGVPESDYVEMLLDHQVSGVIFAGGSYALADASHEHYRRLTERGLPVVLVNAGVDELGFPRVSTDDAVAVEQAYGHLRSLGHERIGMVLGPEGHIPSRRKLVAMIQVADTEPEVERSSFSMEGARVAATKLVERGVTGIICASDVLALGAIRAARRLGKAVPADVSVVGFDDSAFMTCTDPPLTTVRQPIETMGQAAVDLLVSQIDEAREFSDELLFEPELVVRGSTGPVRRG, from the coding sequence GTGACGAAACGACTGGCCGAGGTGGCGAAGAAGGCTGGCGTCAGCGAGGCGACTGTCAGCCGGGTGCTCAATGGGCGCAGCGGAGTCTCTGAGGCCACCCGGACTTCGGTGCTCACCGCGCTCGATGTGCTGGGGTATGAGCGGCCCACCAAACTGCGTGGGGAGCGGGCCCGGCTTGTCGGGCTGGTGCTTCCTGAGCTGCAGAACCCGATCTTTCCGGCGCTCGCTGAAGTAGTGACCGGGTCGCTTGCGCAGCGTGGGTTCACGCCGGCATTGTGCGCCCGGACGATCGGTGGTGTGCCCGAGTCCGATTATGTCGAGATGCTGTTGGATCACCAGGTCAGTGGCGTGATCTTCGCGGGTGGGTCGTATGCGCTGGCCGACGCCTCACACGAGCACTACCGCCGGCTCACCGAGCGTGGGCTGCCGGTGGTGCTGGTCAACGCGGGCGTCGACGAGCTCGGCTTTCCCCGAGTTTCGACCGATGACGCGGTGGCGGTCGAGCAGGCCTACGGGCATCTGCGGTCGCTCGGGCATGAGCGGATCGGCATGGTGCTCGGGCCGGAGGGGCACATCCCGTCGCGCCGCAAGCTGGTCGCGATGATTCAGGTGGCAGACACCGAGCCGGAGGTCGAGCGGTCCAGCTTCTCGATGGAGGGCGCACGGGTCGCGGCTACGAAACTCGTCGAGCGGGGCGTCACCGGCATCATCTGTGCCAGCGACGTGCTCGCCTTGGGCGCGATCCGGGCGGCCCGGCGGCTGGGTAAAGCGGTTCCGGCTGATGTGTCGGTGGTCGGGTTCGACGATTCCGCGTTCATGACCTGCACCGATCCGCCGTTGACGACGGTGCGGCAGCCGATCGAGACGATGGGCCAGGCCGCGGTGGATCTGCTGGTCAGCCAGATCGACGAGGCCCGCGAGTTCTCCGACGAGCTGCTGTTCGAGCCGGAGCTGGTGGTCCGCGGCTCGACGGGGCCAGTCCGCCGGGGATAG
- a CDS encoding carbohydrate ABC transporter permease, producing the protein MVAIAPAAPVKAGAAAPGNGRRKSRIKSNLSGYGFLIGAIACFALFMWYPMIRGFVMSFQRTRRGETSWVGWDNYVRIVADPSFWVAWKNTFYFTGLALIVGFVVPFFVALLLNEFRHAKGYLRVLVYLPVMLPPASALYLFKYYAYDPSEAGLFNAVLTSLHLPTSEWMQSPTMTMPAMVLASTWMNMGGAVLIYLASLQNIPGDLYEAAELDGAGLWKRIWHITIPQTRLILALLAMMQIVATMQLFIEPLILANGAGTQDSATSVAYLIYQHGFFQNDLNGAAALGVIMLGVLAVFSAFYLRLTTRNES; encoded by the coding sequence ATGGTCGCCATCGCACCCGCCGCCCCGGTGAAAGCCGGGGCGGCGGCCCCCGGAAACGGCCGGCGAAAGAGCAGGATCAAGAGCAACCTGAGCGGGTACGGGTTCCTGATCGGTGCGATCGCCTGCTTCGCCCTCTTCATGTGGTACCCGATGATCCGCGGTTTCGTGATGAGCTTCCAGCGCACGCGGCGCGGCGAGACCAGTTGGGTCGGCTGGGACAATTACGTCCGGATCGTCGCGGACCCGAGTTTCTGGGTGGCGTGGAAGAACACCTTCTACTTCACCGGCCTGGCCCTGATCGTCGGGTTCGTGGTGCCGTTCTTCGTGGCGCTCCTGCTCAACGAGTTCCGGCACGCCAAGGGCTATCTGCGGGTGCTGGTCTACCTGCCGGTGATGCTGCCGCCGGCGTCGGCGCTCTACCTGTTCAAGTACTACGCGTACGACCCGAGCGAAGCCGGTCTCTTCAACGCGGTGCTCACCAGTCTGCATCTGCCCACGTCGGAATGGATGCAGTCGCCGACCATGACGATGCCGGCCATGGTCCTGGCATCGACCTGGATGAACATGGGCGGCGCGGTGCTGATCTATCTGGCGTCGTTGCAGAACATCCCGGGCGATCTGTACGAGGCGGCCGAGCTGGACGGGGCCGGACTGTGGAAGCGGATCTGGCACATCACCATCCCGCAGACCCGGCTGATCCTGGCCCTGCTGGCGATGATGCAGATCGTCGCGACGATGCAGCTCTTCATCGAGCCGCTGATCCTGGCCAACGGCGCGGGCACCCAGGACTCGGCCACCTCGGTCGCGTACCTGATCTACCAGCACGGCTTCTTCCAGAACGACCTGAACGGCGCCGCCGCGCTCGGTGTGATCATGCTCGGGGTGCTGGCCGTCTTCTCCGCGTTCTACCTGCGGCTGACCACCAGGAACGAATCATGA
- a CDS encoding carbohydrate ABC transporter permease — protein sequence MTRTLVSSTQLKRGRVLYWTLLAVVVSVFTLVFIGPLYWMVTGALKSAQEVAQTPPTLFPRDPQLSNYTAAWEQLNLGKLLFNTFYYAAGAVVFQLIFDTAAAYALSKLRPAFGNVVLGAMLATLMIPAMVLIVPQYQTVISLPVIDVSLLDSPFAIWLPMVANAFNIFLLKRFFDSIPEELMQAAFVDGASPLRTLWSIILPMSRPILGVVSIFAVTAVWKDFLWPLLVMPHPETRTVSVGIYAFAGGTPQNVVIAASVIAALPTVIIFLIFQRNIMSGLTSGSLKG from the coding sequence ATGACCCGGACTCTCGTCTCCTCCACTCAGCTCAAGCGCGGCCGCGTCCTCTACTGGACCCTGCTGGCGGTCGTCGTCTCGGTGTTCACCCTGGTCTTCATCGGCCCGCTCTACTGGATGGTCACAGGCGCGCTCAAGTCGGCCCAGGAGGTGGCGCAGACCCCACCGACGCTGTTCCCGCGGGATCCTCAGCTGTCCAACTACACCGCGGCGTGGGAGCAGCTGAATCTGGGGAAGCTGCTGTTCAACACGTTCTACTATGCGGCCGGCGCGGTGGTCTTCCAGCTGATCTTCGACACCGCCGCGGCGTACGCGCTCTCCAAGCTCCGCCCGGCCTTCGGCAACGTGGTGCTCGGCGCGATGCTGGCGACGCTGATGATTCCGGCGATGGTGCTGATCGTGCCGCAGTACCAGACGGTGATCAGCCTGCCGGTGATCGACGTCAGCCTGCTCGATTCGCCGTTCGCGATCTGGCTGCCGATGGTCGCCAACGCGTTCAACATCTTCCTCCTCAAGCGGTTCTTCGACTCGATCCCGGAGGAGCTGATGCAGGCGGCGTTCGTGGACGGGGCGTCACCGCTGCGTACCCTCTGGTCGATCATCCTGCCGATGTCGCGGCCCATCCTGGGCGTGGTGTCGATCTTCGCGGTGACCGCGGTCTGGAAGGACTTCCTCTGGCCGCTGCTGGTGATGCCGCATCCGGAGACCCGCACGGTCAGCGTCGGCATCTACGCCTTCGCCGGTGGCACCCCGCAGAACGTGGTGATCGCCGCGTCGGTCATCGCCGCGCTGCCGACCGTGATCATCTTCCTGATCTTCCAGCGCAACATCATGTCCGGCCTGACCTCAGGCAGCCTCAAGGGATGA
- a CDS encoding glycoside hydrolase family 13 protein encodes MTEQWWRDAVIYQVYPRSFADGNGDGVGDVAGIRARLGHLRDLGVDAIWMSPWYPSPMADAGYDVSDFRDIDPVFGTLAEAEALITEAHECGIRIIIDIVPNHVSSEHPWFKAALKSESAKERDYFWFRKSQNMPTNWTGEFGGTTWTRIDDDTWYLHLFTPEQPDLNWEHPDVQAEFESILRFWFDRGADGIRIDSAALLFKDPELPEVTGGEPHPFHDLDAVHGVYRAWRRIADEYSDRALIGEVWMPDVERFTNYLRPDELHAAFNFDLLGCAWDPYKMRLSINRTLESHAHIGAPPTWVLSNHDVTRHVTRYGRADTTFSFENNLDGTPVDLELGTRRARAAALLTLSLPGSAYVYQGEELGLWENETIPADQLQDPMYARRGHSRDGCRVPLPWSGDEPPYAFSRAEPWLPQPAEWKDRTVQAQTGDPSSMLELYRTAIRLREFTDQHLTWLDLGAEVLAYTRGTDFACVLNLSGVPVPLPEHQAILLASSPLDGALLPRDTAVWLRL; translated from the coding sequence ATGACTGAACAGTGGTGGCGTGACGCAGTGATCTACCAGGTGTACCCGCGCAGTTTCGCCGACGGGAACGGCGACGGGGTCGGCGACGTGGCCGGTATCCGGGCGCGACTGGGCCACCTGCGGGATCTCGGAGTCGACGCGATCTGGATGAGTCCGTGGTACCCGTCGCCGATGGCCGACGCGGGTTACGACGTCTCCGACTTCCGTGACATCGATCCGGTCTTCGGCACTCTCGCCGAGGCGGAGGCGCTGATCACCGAGGCTCACGAATGCGGCATCCGGATCATCATCGACATCGTCCCGAACCACGTCTCCAGCGAGCACCCCTGGTTCAAGGCGGCTCTGAAAAGCGAGAGTGCCAAAGAACGGGACTACTTTTGGTTCCGTAAGAGCCAAAATATGCCCACAAACTGGACCGGAGAATTCGGTGGTACGACGTGGACGCGTATTGACGACGACACCTGGTACCTGCACCTGTTCACCCCGGAACAACCCGACCTGAATTGGGAACACCCGGACGTACAAGCGGAATTCGAGAGCATTCTGCGGTTCTGGTTCGACCGGGGCGCGGACGGGATCCGGATCGACTCGGCGGCGCTGCTGTTCAAGGACCCGGAACTGCCCGAGGTCACCGGCGGTGAGCCGCACCCGTTCCATGACCTCGACGCGGTGCACGGCGTCTACCGGGCGTGGCGGCGAATCGCCGACGAGTACTCCGATCGTGCGCTGATCGGCGAGGTGTGGATGCCCGACGTCGAACGGTTCACCAACTATCTGCGGCCGGACGAACTGCACGCGGCGTTCAATTTCGACCTGCTCGGGTGCGCTTGGGACCCGTACAAGATGCGCTTGTCCATCAATCGCACTCTGGAGTCGCACGCCCACATCGGCGCACCGCCCACCTGGGTCCTGTCCAACCACGACGTGACCCGGCACGTCACGCGCTACGGCCGGGCCGACACCACGTTCAGTTTCGAGAACAACCTGGACGGCACCCCGGTCGACCTGGAACTGGGCACCAGGCGGGCCCGCGCGGCCGCGTTGCTGACCCTGTCGCTGCCCGGTTCGGCCTACGTCTACCAAGGCGAGGAACTGGGTCTCTGGGAGAACGAGACGATCCCGGCAGATCAACTGCAGGATCCGATGTACGCCCGGCGAGGGCACTCCCGGGACGGCTGCCGAGTCCCGCTGCCGTGGTCCGGCGACGAGCCGCCCTATGCCTTCTCCAGAGCAGAACCGTGGCTCCCCCAGCCCGCCGAGTGGAAGGACCGGACCGTCCAGGCGCAAACCGGCGACCCCAGCTCGATGCTCGAGTTGTACCGGACCGCGATCCGCCTCCGTGAGTTCACCGATCAGCACCTCACCTGGCTCGACCTCGGCGCGGAGGTGCTCGCGTACACCCGCGGGACCGATTTCGCCTGCGTACTCAATCTGTCCGGAGTTCCGGTCCCCCTGCCGGAGCATCAGGCCATCCTGCTCGCCAGCAGTCCGCTCGACGGTGCCCTCCTCCCCCGGGACACCGCGGTCTGGCTGCGTCTTTAG